The Gammaproteobacteria bacterium DNA window TATTATCTTTATCAGTGGACATGGCGATGTACCGCTTGCTGTGCGCGTAATGAAAGCCGGCGCAATTGACTTTTTGACCAAACCTTTTAACGATCAAGTCTTACTGGAAAGTATAAACAAAGCTTTACGTTTAGATAAAGCCAATCGCGAGAAGCGTCAAGAGTCAGCCCAAGCGCGTGCTAAATTTGCCTTACTTTCCCCCCGTGAAGTTCAAGTGCTACAAGGTATTGTGGCTGGGAAACCAAACAAAGTTATCTCAGCAGAACTTAAAATTTCTCTCAAAACGGTAGAGGCACATCGAGCCTCGGTAATGAAGAAAATGGTAGTCAAATCAGTACCTGAATTAGTGAAATTGGTGCTTACCAATAGCATTCAAGAAGAGGCAATTGAAGAGGAAT harbors:
- a CDS encoding response regulator transcription factor; amino-acid sequence: MSTLEPIVYIIDDDHAMVESLTWIIESIGLKVKTYVRAQEFLEEYDPQQHGCLLLDVRMPGMSGPELQTKLNEQGLPTLPIIFISGHGDVPLAVRVMKAGAIDFLTKPFNDQVLLESINKALRLDKANREKRQESAQARAKFALLSPREVQVLQGIVAGKPNKVISAELKISLKTVEAHRASVMKKMVVKSVPELVKLVLTNSIQEEAIEEE